The following are encoded in a window of Actinomycetota bacterium genomic DNA:
- a CDS encoding TetR/AcrR family transcriptional regulator, whose product MSKGTATRQAVLDEAARVASRVGLSGLTIGSLAASTQLSKSGLFAHFQSKESLQLQLLDHTRARFIDLVIRPALAAPRGEPRMRELFRRWLAWDAEALPGGCLFVAASAEFDGQPGPVRDRLAQDQRDWLDTIAQVFRTGVAEGHFRPDADPVQFAYDLHGTMLAYHHASRLLDDPDAAARATRAFEALVAAARPAS is encoded by the coding sequence ATGAGCAAGGGAACGGCGACCAGGCAGGCCGTACTCGACGAGGCGGCCAGGGTGGCCAGCCGGGTCGGGCTGAGCGGGCTGACCATCGGGTCGCTGGCCGCCTCGACCCAGCTCTCCAAGAGCGGCCTGTTCGCCCACTTCCAGTCCAAGGAGTCGCTCCAGCTCCAGCTGCTCGACCACACCCGGGCCCGCTTCATCGACCTGGTGATCCGCCCGGCCCTGGCCGCCCCCCGCGGCGAGCCCCGGATGCGCGAGCTGTTCCGGCGCTGGCTCGCCTGGGACGCCGAGGCCCTGCCCGGCGGCTGCCTGTTCGTCGCCGCCAGCGCCGAGTTCGACGGCCAGCCCGGCCCCGTCCGCGACCGGCTGGCCCAGGACCAGCGCGACTGGCTGGACACGATCGCCCAGGTGTTCCGCACCGGCGTCGCCGAGGGCCACTTCCGCCCCGACGCCGACCCCGTCCAGTTCGCCTACGACCTGCACGGGACGATGCTGGCCTACCACCACGCCAGCCGGCTGCTCGACGACCCCGACGCCGCCGCCCGCGCCACCCGCGCCTTCGAGGCGCTGGTGGCGGCCGCCCGCCCCGCCTCCTGA